One stretch of Nycticebus coucang isolate mNycCou1 chromosome 7, mNycCou1.pri, whole genome shotgun sequence DNA includes these proteins:
- the LOC128590470 gene encoding enhancer of rudimentary homolog: MSHTILLVQPTKRPEGRTYADYESVNERMEGVCKMYKEHLKRINPNSPSITYDISQLFDFIDDLADLSCLVYRADIQTYQPYNKDWIKEKIYVLLRQQAQQAGK, translated from the coding sequence ATGTCTCACACCATTTTGCTGGTACAGCCTACTAAGAGACCAGAAGGCAGAACTTACGCTGACTATGAATCTGTGAATGAGCGCATGGAAGGCGtttgtaaaatgtataaagaacatCTGAAGAGAATAAATCCCAACAGTCCCTCTATCACATATGATATCAGTCAGTTGTTTGATTTTATCGATGACCTGGCAGACCTCAGCTGTCTGGTTTACCGAGCTGATATCCAGACATACCAGCCTTATAACAAAGACTGGATTAAAGAGAAGATCTACGTGCTCCTTCGTCAGCAGGCCCAACAGGCCGGGAAATAA